Proteins from a single region of Dysosmobacter acutus:
- the mobQ gene encoding MobQ family relaxase, producing the protein MALFHLSVTQTKRSAGQSAIASAAYRAGERLYSEYYGEYSDYTRKGGVICSDILLPSHAPPEYADRQTLWNAVEKAERGKNAQLAYSFDIALQNEFSLEENIALARQFLLENFVSRGMVVDFAVHQPDREDGGIPNPHFHVLCPIRPIEQNGKWGLKQRRVYELDEDGNRIRDADGKFVFNAVPTTDWGSPETLEYWRQTWAELCNAKFAEKGIDVRIDHRSYERQGVDLLPTVHEGATVRAMEKKGIRTEKGEFNRWIRATNAVIRDIKKKITLLFDWIAEAKAELAKPQAPDLVSLLNAYYTQRRAGAYSQKGKVSNLKEMNETFNYLRANGIYSLEDLESRVSEHSAATESLKKTLDEQTARMKAIKQLYDSSAAFQSLKPVYDGLQKIKFEKPRAKYKAEHEAELKQFYAARRKLTGEFPDGKVDMKKLSDEYDELEQAHNTTYGEFKTVRDDLHRLWKVKSCVDTAARFNERTEEQKLQNRPQTRQKKEELSR; encoded by the coding sequence ATGGCACTATTTCATCTGAGCGTCACGCAGACTAAGCGAAGCGCAGGACAGTCCGCTATCGCTTCTGCCGCCTACCGAGCCGGGGAGCGATTGTATAGCGAGTATTACGGCGAATACAGCGACTACACACGCAAGGGCGGCGTGATCTGCTCTGACATTCTCCTGCCGTCCCATGCACCGCCCGAATACGCAGACCGCCAGACCCTATGGAACGCCGTGGAAAAAGCCGAGCGTGGAAAGAACGCACAGCTTGCATACAGCTTTGACATTGCCTTGCAGAATGAATTTTCCCTTGAGGAAAACATCGCTCTTGCAAGGCAATTTTTGTTGGAGAACTTTGTGAGCCGGGGCATGGTGGTTGACTTCGCCGTACACCAGCCAGACCGGGAGGACGGCGGCATACCAAACCCGCATTTTCATGTGCTTTGCCCCATCCGCCCCATCGAGCAGAACGGCAAATGGGGACTAAAGCAACGCCGGGTGTATGAGCTGGACGAGGACGGCAACCGTATCCGAGACGCAGACGGAAAGTTTGTGTTCAACGCCGTTCCCACTACCGACTGGGGCAGTCCCGAAACGCTGGAATACTGGCGGCAGACATGGGCGGAGCTATGCAATGCCAAGTTTGCGGAAAAAGGTATTGATGTTCGTATCGACCACCGCAGCTATGAACGGCAAGGCGTGGATTTACTTCCCACCGTCCATGAGGGCGCAACCGTCCGGGCAATGGAGAAGAAAGGCATACGCACCGAGAAAGGCGAGTTCAATCGCTGGATTAGAGCCACCAATGCCGTTATCCGGGACATCAAGAAGAAAATCACTCTCCTGTTTGATTGGATTGCCGAAGCAAAAGCGGAGCTTGCCAAGCCGCAGGCACCCGACCTTGTTTCTCTGCTGAACGCCTATTACACCCAGCGCAGAGCCGGGGCATATTCGCAGAAAGGCAAGGTCAGCAACCTAAAGGAGATGAACGAGACTTTCAATTATCTCCGGGCAAACGGCATTTACTCCCTTGAAGATTTGGAAAGCCGTGTCAGCGAACACAGTGCTGCCACAGAGAGCTTGAAGAAAACGCTGGACGAACAGACCGCCCGAATGAAAGCAATTAAGCAGCTCTATGACAGCTCCGCTGCTTTCCAGAGCTTGAAGCCTGTCTATGACGGCTTGCAGAAAATCAAGTTTGAGAAGCCCAGAGCCAAGTACAAGGCAGAGCATGAAGCGGAACTGAAACAGTTCTACGCCGCCAGACGAAAGCTGACCGGGGAGTTCCCAGACGGCAAGGTGGATATGAAAAAGCTGTCCGACGAGTATGACGAGCTGGAACAGGCGCACAACACCACCTATGGCGAGTTTAAGACCGTCAGAGACGATTTACACCGCCTTTGGAAGGTCAAGTCATGTGTAGATACTGCCGCCCGATTTAACGAGCGCACAGAGGAACAAAAGCTCCAAAATCGACCCCAAACACGACAGAAAAAGGAGGAACTATCCCGATGA
- a CDS encoding DUF3847 domain-containing protein has protein sequence MTKPKTLDQLRAEKERAETQLAQEKHKLNRLENRKKYLEKGERQKRTHRLCNLGGTIESLAPEVKDLTRTEMTELMEHIFSLSEVQRAVRHMAITHISQANREKELKADGTISSERHAD, from the coding sequence ATGACAAAACCGAAAACCCTTGACCAGCTTCGAGCCGAAAAGGAACGAGCCGAGACGCAGCTTGCACAGGAGAAGCACAAGCTCAACCGTCTTGAAAACAGAAAGAAATATCTGGAGAAAGGCGAAAGGCAGAAACGCACCCACCGCCTTTGCAATCTGGGCGGCACGATTGAGAGCCTTGCCCCGGAGGTCAAAGATCTCACACGCACCGAAATGACAGAGCTGATGGAACACATCTTTTCCCTGTCCGAAGTCCAGCGAGCCGTCCGTCACATGGCGATTACCCATATCAGCCAAGCAAACAGAGAAAAGGAGTTGAAAGCCGATGGCACTATTTCATCTGAGCGTCACGCAGACTAA
- a CDS encoding DUF3801 domain-containing protein has protein sequence MNIGGGEAADQLVRMMLSGSEVAVRLSGSAIKNMLALTMALAKNHKTISGKVNLVKMLKETRDVRRFSMSPEQYQQFRQRAGKQKILFSAIRDSDNKGKVVDVIMPVTEIDRANMIFERIRYTGQPEQARQDAPSKEQEARVGQEAPQREQQRPQQGETPVTPPVGKRQEVAPKKESRSGTDLPDTKGRSTSFSDRETAAGTMTNERSSVLERLKGYQAQLDTRQKSAPAKEKVRQKVRPDRTK, from the coding sequence ATGAACATCGGAGGCGGTGAAGCGGCGGACCAGCTGGTACGCATGATGCTCTCCGGTAGCGAGGTCGCTGTCCGGCTGAGCGGCTCCGCCATCAAAAATATGCTGGCGCTCACTATGGCGCTGGCAAAAAACCACAAGACCATTTCCGGTAAAGTCAATCTGGTCAAGATGCTGAAGGAGACCCGCGATGTGCGGCGATTTTCCATGTCACCGGAACAGTATCAGCAATTCAGGCAGCGGGCAGGAAAACAGAAGATCCTGTTCTCTGCCATCCGTGATTCGGATAACAAGGGAAAAGTCGTGGATGTGATCATGCCGGTAACGGAGATCGACCGCGCCAATATGATCTTTGAGCGCATCCGATATACCGGGCAGCCGGAGCAGGCGCGGCAGGATGCCCCCTCTAAGGAGCAGGAAGCCCGTGTGGGACAGGAGGCGCCGCAGCGCGAACAGCAACGCCCCCAGCAGGGGGAAACGCCTGTGACACCGCCTGTGGGCAAGCGGCAGGAGGTGGCGCCAAAAAAAGAATCTCGGTCGGGAACAGACTTGCCAGATACCAAAGGCAGATCGACCTCATTCAGCGACAGGGAAACGGCTGCCGGGACGATGACGAATGAGCGGTCTTCGGTTCTGGAACGGCTGAAAGGGTATCAGGCGCAGCTGGATACCCGGCAGAAGTCTGCCCCGGCCAAGGAAAAGGTCCGTCAAAAAGTACGACCGGACAGGACAAAGTAA
- a CDS encoding HipA domain-containing protein: MLDFTALPTRNKFYAGANGAKIAVIYDGEQYMLKFPAPAPKNKELSYANSCISEYIGCHIFNSVGIAAQETLLGIYRKNGAEKIVVACKDFTSPGIVLQDFASLKNTVINSGHSGYGTELSDITQAMEDQTAFPPALLKQHFWDMFIVDALIGNWDRHNGNWGFLYNTMTDEIHLAPVYDCGSSLYPQADESIMRNTLESQKEQDLRTFSLPLSGIKINGQRINYFNFLSSLSYPDCNAALKRILPRINMEQVFAIIDETPFASDLQKQFYKTMLQARKERILDFSMRKLKKRERSAHDHDFER, from the coding sequence GTGCTTGATTTTACAGCCTTACCCACCCGCAATAAGTTTTATGCAGGAGCGAATGGCGCAAAGATCGCTGTCATTTACGACGGTGAACAGTATATGCTGAAATTCCCGGCACCCGCTCCTAAAAATAAAGAGTTGAGTTATGCCAATAGCTGCATTTCAGAATACATTGGCTGCCATATTTTCAACAGCGTTGGTATTGCCGCACAGGAAACGCTTCTGGGAATCTACAGAAAGAACGGTGCGGAAAAAATTGTTGTTGCCTGCAAGGATTTCACTTCACCAGGAATCGTGCTGCAGGACTTCGCATCTCTGAAAAATACGGTGATCAATTCCGGACACAGCGGCTATGGTACAGAACTGTCTGATATCACACAAGCTATGGAGGACCAGACAGCCTTTCCACCTGCGCTGCTGAAACAGCACTTCTGGGATATGTTCATTGTAGATGCCTTGATCGGCAACTGGGATCGGCATAACGGCAACTGGGGATTTCTGTATAATACCATGACGGATGAGATCCACTTGGCTCCTGTATATGACTGCGGCAGCAGCCTTTACCCACAGGCAGACGAAAGCATCATGCGAAATACACTGGAAAGCCAGAAAGAACAGGACCTTCGGACCTTTTCTCTACCTCTCTCCGGCATAAAGATCAACGGACAGAGAATCAATTATTTTAACTTCCTTTCGTCGTTGTCTTATCCGGATTGCAATGCGGCACTGAAGCGAATCCTTCCGAGAATCAATATGGAGCAAGTATTTGCAATCATCGATGAAACGCCATTTGCGTCTGATTTGCAAAAGCAGTTTTATAAGACCATGCTGCAGGCCAGAAAAGAGCGAATTCTCGATTTCTCAATGCGAAAATTGAAGAAGCGGGAGCGTTCAGCGCACGACCATGATTTTGAACGGTAA
- a CDS encoding TnpV protein, translating to MNITYTRNGDYLIPNIIIRKTKPIGHYGRLRKAYLEMHRPILFNELVLSDKLFEHCAEIEEAARKRMELIVPKLAKQYGVTEQLKADNQMEWVRQMNACKAQAEEIVKAELIYD from the coding sequence ATGAATATCACTTACACACGGAACGGCGATTATCTTATCCCGAACATCATTATCCGCAAGACCAAGCCCATCGGACACTACGGCAGACTTCGCAAGGCGTATTTAGAAATGCACCGCCCGATACTGTTCAATGAACTGGTGCTATCCGACAAGCTCTTTGAACATTGCGCCGAGATTGAAGAAGCGGCACGAAAACGCATGGAGCTGATCGTGCCGAAGCTGGCAAAGCAGTACGGCGTGACCGAGCAACTGAAAGCCGATAATCAAATGGAATGGGTGCGGCAGATGAACGCTTGCAAGGCACAGGCAGAGGAGATTGTGAAAGCGGAATTGATTTATGATTGA
- a CDS encoding relaxase/mobilization nuclease domain-containing protein, which yields MAVTKILPRNGGLKEAIDYVLNGDKTDGHILTAHFNCDPGREYREMMKTKLETGRLDKRQCYHIIQSFKPGEITPELALEIAKAFAQEHLDGFEVVIGTHVDRHHIHSHIVFNSVNADTGEKYHSTQQSYYQQIRAISDRLCREHGLSVIVQGEPARSVSYIEWLRQSKGQPTFRSMLEADLRDAIRDANDLGHFFLLMEHKGYEIHHGGRLGFRLRGQDRYQYPGRRDPLFTEDGIRTAIQGNLEQIEAGLRPVLPARPAYQPYRKHPKYSGFLALYVHYLYLLGKIGKRQYPPRMTPHLRQAVMRFERYQAQFAFLRKNDITTPADMAAFEQRTEETLGRLTKQRTLLNVRKKKRQPLYAALADAEALEPSKALYEEGLIGMEQEFEQYMKAVKLLEDSGIPQEVLKKEKAEVYEQLSEVNREIRAEREKWKLCREICQQTPVMEQDIQKTEEHQKEVREHEHRRR from the coding sequence ATGGCTGTTACGAAAATCCTGCCCCGTAACGGCGGCTTAAAAGAAGCTATTGATTATGTTCTGAACGGTGACAAAACGGATGGGCATATTTTAACAGCACATTTTAATTGCGATCCAGGGAGAGAGTACCGCGAGATGATGAAAACAAAGCTGGAAACCGGACGATTGGATAAGCGTCAATGCTATCACATCATTCAATCGTTCAAGCCTGGTGAAATCACACCTGAACTTGCTTTAGAAATTGCTAAAGCATTTGCGCAGGAACACTTGGACGGCTTTGAGGTTGTGATTGGGACCCATGTAGACCGGCATCATATCCATTCACATATCGTATTTAATTCGGTGAATGCAGATACCGGCGAAAAGTATCACAGTACGCAGCAAAGCTACTACCAGCAGATCCGTGCCATTTCAGACCGGCTCTGCCGGGAGCATGGATTGTCCGTCATCGTGCAGGGCGAGCCTGCCAGGTCGGTCAGCTACATCGAGTGGCTGCGCCAGTCCAAAGGGCAGCCCACCTTCCGCTCCATGCTGGAGGCAGATCTGCGGGATGCTATCCGGGACGCCAACGACCTCGGCCACTTCTTCCTGCTCATGGAGCATAAGGGGTATGAGATCCATCATGGAGGCAGGCTCGGCTTCCGCCTGCGAGGACAGGACCGATACCAGTACCCCGGCAGGCGAGATCCGCTGTTCACAGAGGACGGTATCCGCACTGCCATCCAGGGCAACCTGGAACAGATTGAAGCGGGACTGCGGCCTGTCTTGCCTGCGCGGCCGGCGTATCAGCCGTACCGGAAACATCCCAAGTACAGCGGCTTCCTTGCCCTCTATGTCCATTATCTCTATCTGCTGGGCAAGATCGGAAAGCGGCAGTATCCGCCCCGCATGACACCGCATCTGCGGCAGGCGGTCATGCGCTTTGAACGGTATCAGGCACAGTTCGCGTTCCTGCGGAAAAATGACATCACAACGCCTGCTGACATGGCGGCATTCGAACAACGCACAGAGGAAACGCTGGGCAGATTGACAAAGCAGCGGACCCTCCTCAATGTGCGGAAGAAGAAACGCCAGCCGCTCTACGCGGCGCTGGCAGACGCGGAGGCGCTGGAACCCAGCAAGGCGTTATACGAGGAAGGGCTCATCGGCATGGAGCAGGAATTCGAGCAGTATATGAAAGCCGTGAAGCTGCTGGAGGACAGCGGCATTCCGCAGGAAGTGCTGAAGAAAGAAAAGGCAGAAGTGTATGAACAGCTCTCAGAGGTGAATCGGGAGATCCGGGCGGAGCGGGAAAAGTGGAAGCTCTGCCGGGAGATCTGCCAGCAGACGCCTGTAATGGAGCAGGACATCCAGAAAACAGAAGAACACCAGAAGGAGGTGCGGGAGCATGAACATCGGAGGCGGTGA
- a CDS encoding HU family DNA-binding protein, producing MNKTELLTAMAEASGLTKKDCDTALNAFVDTLQTALKSGDKVQLVGFGTFEVKERAARTGKNPATGATIEIPASKAPAFKPGKAFKDSVQ from the coding sequence ATGAATAAAACAGAACTGCTCACCGCCATGGCGGAAGCCAGCGGCCTTACCAAGAAGGACTGTGACACCGCTCTGAATGCGTTTGTCGACACGCTGCAGACTGCGCTGAAGTCCGGTGACAAGGTACAGCTGGTGGGCTTTGGCACCTTCGAGGTGAAGGAGCGCGCCGCCCGCACCGGCAAGAATCCCGCCACCGGAGCCACCATTGAAATCCCCGCTTCCAAAGCGCCGGCTTTCAAGCCCGGCAAGGCATTCAAGGATTCCGTACAGTGA
- a CDS encoding plasmid mobilization protein encodes MESTYLSKNAPPSAGNSQRRRWRRWRNAADGGAGASIAQMYICTACRGYPGPLCRLLAEKLAAIRRRKEKNVDENKKEHHLHIVLTTQQYQLLCCQAKECRLTKRAYLARLIEGRPVKARPTKEIKELRTEIHHIGNNINQIARSVNAGIAKPEDAKRGLYLLDQVYELMFRIANK; translated from the coding sequence TTGGAATCAACCTACCTCTCAAAAAACGCCCCGCCGTCGGCGGGGAACAGCCAACGCCGCCGATGGCGGCGCTGGCGCAACGCCGCCGATGGCGGCGCTGGCGCAAGCATCGCGCAAATGTACATTTGCACAGCTTGCCGAGGATACCCCGGTCCCCTATGCCGCCTGCTGGCGGAAAAACTTGCGGCTATACGCCGCAGGAAGGAGAAAAATGTGGATGAGAACAAGAAAGAACACCATCTGCACATCGTACTGACAACACAGCAGTATCAGCTGCTGTGCTGTCAGGCCAAAGAGTGCAGGCTGACAAAACGGGCATATCTTGCACGGCTTATTGAGGGACGACCGGTCAAAGCCCGCCCTACAAAAGAAATTAAAGAGCTCCGGACGGAAATACATCATATCGGCAACAACATCAACCAGATCGCCCGCAGCGTCAATGCAGGAATTGCGAAGCCGGAGGATGCCAAACGGGGACTCTATCTTCTGGATCAGGTATATGAGCTTATGTTCCGGATAGCGAATAAGTAA
- a CDS encoding DUF4368 domain-containing protein, translating to MQEVMRLKKTSQTTDLVLALFLYIPVIWAALLIAQSLGGGLPELLSNLTAALERPFQIQWTDKSLLSILVCTGAYLMGLCLYASGQGRTRDGEEHGSAAWGSPRQLNAQFRQKENKILTRHVRLGLDTHKHRRSLNVLVIGGSGAAKTRGYVKPNILEANSNYVITDPKMEVLTATGGYLKRQGYDIRVLNLVDLSQSDGYNPFRYLRDEKDALKLVNTLIQATTPKGSHESDPFWSKSETALLQAIILMLFQEAPEYEQNFSMVLRVLEYAEVKEDDDEYVSPLDLLFRAMEYENPESVALRQYKVFKQAAGVVCSKRLLNQAVGKSLRTHNLKSKKGAQAMRKNEKITALYERLSRDDFGKDDDQQRESNSISNQKAMLEEFAARQGFTNIVHFTDDGISGTCFDRPGFLAMMKEVEAGNVEYLCIKDMSRMGRDYLKVGQIMEILRQRSVRLIAINDGVDSARGDDDFTPFRNIMNEYYARDTSRKIRSTFQSKGKSGKHLTGTVIYGYLWNEARDQWLVDPEAADVVKRIFAMTIEGYGPYQIASKLKEEKILIPSAYLAQHGEGVNKNKTFKDVYGWGSSTICNILEKREYLGHTINFKTRKHFKDKKSHYVPEDEWTIFENTHEAIIDQQTFDLVQKIRGNVRRYPDGWGEAAPLTGLLYCADCGGKMYVHRTNNGKRISQYTCSQYSKVPVGKLCTTQHRINEDVVLSLVSEMLKAIAEYAKHDRAEFVRVVQEAQSSQQTAEVRKQRTRLATAKQRVSELEVLLCKIYEDNILGKLSDSRYATLDAQYEKEQSELTAEISVLEKAVKSYEKHEKDADRFIALIDKYENFDKLTIAMLNEFIEKILVHERDRKGSIQTTQEVEIYFNFVGRFVPPAFGEVELTPEELEEIRKREERKDRLHQNYLKRKASGAQKRYEDKIKGRKKAEIEAKKAAIRAEDIAKGVFVPASSLPQREPMKGVQTA from the coding sequence ATGCAGGAGGTGATGCGGCTGAAAAAGACATCCCAAACAACGGATCTGGTACTTGCGCTGTTCCTCTATATCCCTGTGATATGGGCGGCGCTGCTGATCGCCCAGTCCCTTGGCGGCGGTCTGCCGGAGCTGCTATCAAACTTAACTGCCGCGCTGGAACGGCCTTTCCAGATCCAATGGACAGACAAGAGCCTGTTGTCCATTCTCGTCTGCACCGGCGCATATCTCATGGGGCTGTGTCTCTATGCTTCCGGACAGGGCAGAACACGGGACGGAGAGGAACACGGCTCCGCCGCATGGGGCTCTCCCCGGCAGCTCAACGCGCAGTTCCGGCAGAAGGAGAACAAGATCCTCACCCGCCATGTGCGGCTGGGGCTGGATACCCACAAGCACCGGCGCTCACTGAATGTGCTGGTCATTGGCGGCAGCGGCGCCGCCAAGACGCGCGGCTATGTCAAGCCCAACATTCTGGAAGCAAACAGCAACTATGTGATCACGGACCCGAAGATGGAGGTGCTGACCGCCACCGGAGGGTATCTGAAACGGCAGGGATACGACATCCGAGTGCTGAATCTGGTAGATCTGTCGCAGTCGGACGGCTATAACCCGTTCCGCTATCTGCGGGATGAAAAGGACGCGCTGAAGCTGGTGAACACGCTGATTCAGGCGACCACGCCCAAGGGCAGTCACGAGTCCGATCCGTTCTGGTCGAAGTCCGAGACAGCACTGCTGCAGGCCATCATCCTCATGCTGTTCCAGGAAGCGCCGGAATATGAGCAGAATTTTTCAATGGTGCTGCGTGTGCTGGAATATGCCGAAGTGAAGGAGGACGATGACGAGTATGTCTCCCCGCTGGATCTGCTGTTCCGGGCAATGGAGTATGAGAACCCGGAAAGTGTTGCCCTGCGTCAATATAAGGTTTTTAAGCAGGCGGCGGGTGTTGTATGCTCTAAAAGACTTCTTAATCAAGCGGTTGGGAAGTCTCTTAGAACACATAACCTAAAATCGAAGAAAGGAGCGCAAGCGATGAGAAAAAACGAGAAAATCACAGCTCTGTACGAACGACTGAGCCGTGATGACTTTGGCAAAGATGATGACCAGCAGCGTGAGAGCAATTCCATTTCCAATCAAAAGGCTATGTTGGAGGAGTTCGCCGCACGGCAGGGGTTTACGAACATTGTCCATTTCACGGACGATGGCATTAGTGGTACTTGCTTTGACCGTCCCGGATTTCTGGCAATGATGAAAGAGGTGGAAGCCGGGAATGTGGAGTACCTGTGTATCAAGGACATGAGCCGCATGGGTCGTGACTATCTGAAAGTCGGTCAGATTATGGAAATCCTGCGTCAGCGTAGCGTGCGACTTATCGCTATCAATGACGGCGTGGATAGTGCCAGAGGTGACGATGATTTTACCCCTTTCCGCAACATTATGAACGAGTATTACGCCAGAGACACCAGCCGTAAAATCCGTTCCACTTTCCAGTCCAAAGGCAAGTCCGGCAAGCACCTCACAGGCACGGTCATTTACGGCTATCTCTGGAACGAAGCCAGAGACCAATGGTTGGTTGACCCCGAAGCCGCTGATGTGGTCAAGCGCATCTTTGCCATGACGATTGAGGGCTACGGTCCGTATCAGATCGCCAGCAAGCTGAAAGAAGAAAAAATCCTCATTCCGTCCGCTTACCTTGCCCAGCACGGCGAGGGTGTGAATAAAAACAAGACTTTCAAAGATGTGTACGGCTGGGGTTCTTCCACCATCTGCAACATTCTTGAAAAGCGTGAATATCTGGGACACACCATCAACTTCAAGACTCGAAAGCACTTCAAGGACAAGAAAAGCCATTATGTCCCGGAGGACGAATGGACGATTTTCGAGAATACCCATGAAGCTATCATTGACCAGCAGACCTTTGACCTTGTGCAGAAAATCCGTGGGAATGTCAGACGCTACCCGGACGGCTGGGGCGAAGCAGCTCCCCTCACAGGCTTGCTTTATTGTGCCGATTGCGGCGGCAAGATGTATGTCCACCGTACCAACAACGGCAAGCGTATTTCTCAATATACCTGTTCCCAATACAGCAAAGTCCCAGTTGGAAAGCTCTGCACGACACAGCACCGTATCAATGAAGATGTGGTACTGTCCCTTGTTTCCGAAATGCTCAAAGCTATTGCCGAGTATGCCAAGCATGACCGAGCCGAGTTTGTCCGTGTGGTGCAGGAAGCGCAGTCCAGCCAGCAGACGGCAGAGGTCAGAAAACAGCGCACACGCCTTGCCACAGCAAAGCAGAGAGTTTCCGAGCTGGAAGTCCTGCTCTGCAAAATCTATGAGGACAACATTTTAGGCAAGCTGTCCGACAGCAGATACGCCACTCTGGACGCTCAATACGAAAAGGAACAGTCCGAGCTTACCGCTGAAATCTCTGTTCTGGAAAAGGCTGTCAAGAGCTATGAGAAGCACGAAAAGGACGCTGACCGTTTTATCGCTCTGATTGACAAATATGAGAACTTCGACAAGCTGACCATTGCCATGCTCAACGAGTTTATCGAGAAAATCCTTGTGCATGAGCGTGACCGCAAGGGCAGTATACAGACCACACAGGAGGTCGAGATTTACTTCAATTTTGTCGGGCGATTTGTTCCTCCGGCGTTTGGAGAAGTGGAGCTTACCCCAGAGGAATTAGAAGAAATCCGCAAGCGTGAGGAACGCAAAGACAGGCTTCATCAGAACTACTTGAAGCGGAAAGCCAGCGGAGCGCAGAAGCGATACGAGGACAAAATCAAGGGGAGAAAAAAGGCAGAAATCGAAGCCAAGAAAGCCGCCATTCGTGCGGAGGATATTGCAAAGGGCGTGTTCGTTCCCGCCAGCAGTTTACCGCAGAGAGAGCCGATGAAAGGAGTACAAACAGCATGA
- a CDS encoding DNA-methyltransferase: MSDNQKWSILQGDALKVLGTFAPNTFDAVITDPPYASGGRTQAEKNKSTARKYSSMGENAPPPFDGDAKDQRSWTRWAAEWLYEARKVCKSGAPVCMFIDWRQLPAATDALQWAGWIWRGTTVWDKGNSRPQKGRFRQQAEYIVWGSNGDMPISRPVPCLPGVFKYGNPQSRIHLTEKPLQLMRDIVKITEPSGHILDPFAGSGTTVLAAVQEGYTATGIEVTDTYAELARERIRAELEKAA, encoded by the coding sequence ATGAGCGATAATCAGAAATGGAGCATCCTCCAGGGGGATGCCCTGAAGGTGCTGGGGACCTTTGCCCCCAACACCTTTGACGCGGTCATCACCGATCCGCCCTATGCGTCCGGTGGACGCACCCAGGCGGAGAAAAACAAATCCACAGCCAGGAAGTATTCCAGCATGGGCGAGAATGCGCCGCCCCCTTTCGATGGGGACGCCAAGGACCAGCGCTCCTGGACCCGTTGGGCGGCGGAGTGGTTGTATGAAGCGCGAAAGGTATGCAAGAGCGGTGCGCCGGTATGTATGTTTATCGACTGGCGGCAGCTTCCCGCGGCGACAGACGCTCTCCAGTGGGCCGGTTGGATCTGGCGAGGCACCACTGTCTGGGATAAGGGCAACAGCCGCCCGCAGAAGGGGCGCTTCCGCCAGCAGGCGGAATATATCGTCTGGGGCTCCAACGGCGATATGCCCATCAGCCGCCCAGTCCCGTGTCTGCCGGGGGTGTTCAAATACGGCAATCCCCAGAGCCGCATCCATCTGACGGAGAAGCCGCTGCAGTTGATGCGGGACATCGTGAAGATCACGGAACCGAGCGGGCATATTCTGGACCCCTTTGCTGGCAGCGGTACCACGGTGCTGGCGGCTGTGCAGGAGGGCTATACCGCAACCGGCATCGAAGTCACAGACACCTACGCGGAGCTGGCGCGGGAACGCATCCGAGCCGAACTGGAAAAGGCGGCATGA
- a CDS encoding phosphoadenosine phosphosulfate reductase — MITISKEKKKTLHIASCSFGKDSLATILLALEHGEPLDEAVYCEVMFDKRTSGEVPEHRAFIYETAIPRLEQLGVPVRVLRSDKTYLDLFAGAITRGPKKGLRRGFPLCGHCYVQRDCKLRPIRRYKRTLTPDTEQYVGIASDEPVRLRRLQENQVSLLEKYHYTEEDAKQLCQKAGLLSPVYAFTDRGGCWFCPNAKRKELRHLYDHHPELWARMLELQAMPGKVSEKFNRTERFSDIDAAFRKEDALCQKAA; from the coding sequence ATGATCACGATTTCAAAAGAAAAGAAGAAAACCCTGCATATCGCGTCCTGCTCCTTCGGCAAAGACAGCCTTGCCACGATCCTGCTGGCGCTGGAGCACGGGGAACCGCTGGATGAAGCGGTCTACTGTGAGGTGATGTTCGATAAAAGGACCTCCGGCGAGGTGCCGGAGCATCGGGCATTCATCTATGAGACCGCGATCCCCAGGCTGGAACAGTTGGGGGTTCCGGTCCGTGTGCTGCGTTCGGATAAGACCTATCTGGACCTGTTTGCCGGAGCCATTACCCGCGGCCCGAAAAAAGGACTTCGGCGCGGATTCCCTCTGTGCGGGCATTGCTACGTTCAGCGGGACTGCAAGCTCCGTCCCATCCGCCGGTATAAGAGGACTCTGACGCCGGATACTGAGCAGTATGTGGGAATCGCCAGCGATGAGCCGGTGCGCTTGCGCCGCTTGCAGGAAAATCAGGTGTCCCTGCTGGAAAAATATCACTACACCGAAGAAGATGCAAAGCAACTCTGCCAAAAGGCAGGGCTGCTTTCTCCTGTCTATGCGTTTACCGACCGTGGCGGCTGCTGGTTCTGCCCGAATGCCAAGCGGAAGGAACTGCGGCACCTTTATGACCACCATCCGGAGCTGTGGGCAAGAATGCTGGAGCTGCAGGCCATGCCGGGAAAGGTGTCCGAGAAATTCAACCGCACGGAGCGCTTTTCCGACATCGATGCGGCATTCCGAAAAGAAGATGCCCTGTGCCAAAAAGCGGCATAA